In one window of Helianthus annuus cultivar XRQ/B chromosome 17, HanXRQr2.0-SUNRISE, whole genome shotgun sequence DNA:
- the LOC110921116 gene encoding uncharacterized protein LOC110921116: MENNRLNINRPLLSVRRRAVNDDRKKESCIPVRHSVDSCTTESTADLLMNTGSVPFGWEQSPGRPKNKQVQTIESAPSLPKLPPGRFLNPMKNDPVNNGLKITKSESIESTKKESFDSRDHDLHAVDGDDDDDDEDNDEAYVDALDTLSRGETSFYNCSASGVSGVGSDVKPFGVTDPKVRDFMMGRFLPAAKAMASELPQHTFKKNIIKEKPQEIKKFVNIDDNNKMKLRYGPNFLQDVVHDKEEEAHTDDDDDSDYDYSEHGNKASKLCGLIPRFCSVNPVHGMCVRARLPVSPAKKTQTSSSSSNSFRDTESEPARNAIYKHRSLDNIMRNESSETSSLEGLKLYNRLQGNGNSVDVSGSFQSTVSEQSDSSSKKKGVSFKELLADKNTNETETDSQESIIEKTLYVDTVHIIKSPQENTSLSCIKPQFIYNESLKSDMFVDESKHDLETKKFEDPEVGLEVIDDINGDKQLKAYEGKLFELPVPPPLPKSPSDSWLGRTLPSVSSKNAHMRWNNRYPPSSMMANDPKTDEKVRLRNPQGQLNSIPES; encoded by the exons ATGGAAAACAATCGATTGAACATTAACCGACCACTTCTGTCTGTGAGGCGAAGAGCTGTGAATGATGATCGAAAAAAGGAAAGTTGCATTCCGGTTAGACATTCGGTAGACTCGTGTACAACCGAATCGACAGCAGACCTGTTGATGAACACAGGAAGTGTTCCTTTTGGGTGGGAACAGAGTCCAGGAAGACCGAAGAATAAACAGGTTCAAACCATTGAAAGCGCTCCGAGTCTTCCAAAACTTCCTCCAGGTCGGTTTTTAAATCCTATGAAGAACGATCCGGTGAACAATGGTTTGAAGATAACCAAATCTGAAAGCATAGAGTCAACAAAGAAAGAAAGTTTTGATTCCCGCGATCATGATCTTCATGCtgttgatggtgatgatgatgatgatgatgaagataatGATGAAGCATATGTGGATGCACTTGATACACTTTCACGTGGTGAAACATCCTTCTATAATTGTAGTGCAAGTGGTGTAAGTGGAGTTGGGTCAGATGTCAAACCATTTGGGGTTACTGATCCAAAAGTGAGGGATTTCATGATGGGTCGTTTTCTTCCTGCTGCAAAAGCTATGGCTTCAGAATTACCTCAACACACTTTCAAGAAAAATATTATCAAAGAGAAGCCACAAGAAATCAAGAAATTCGTTAATATCGATGATAATAATAAGATGAAGCTTAGATACGGACCAAACTTTTTgcaagatgttgttcatgataaGGAAGAAGAAGCACacactgatgatgatgatgatagtgaTTATGATTATAGCGAACATGGAAATAAAGCGTCTAAACTTTGTGGATTGATTCCACGTTTTTGCTCGGTGAATCCGGTTCATGGAATGTGTGTACGCGCCAGATTACCGGTTTCTCCTGCTAAAAAAACTCAAACAAGCTCGTCTTCTAGTAATTCTTTCAGAGATACGGAGAGTGAG CCTGCCAGGAATGCTATATACAAGCATAGATCACTTGACAATATTATGAGGAACGAATCGAGTGAAACCTCGAGTTTAGAAGGGTTAAAACTGTATAATCGTCTGCAGGGAAATGGGAATTCAGTTGATGTCAGTGGCTCGTTTCAATCTACGGTTTCTGAACAAAGCGATTCAAGTTCAAAGAAAAAAGGCGTAAGCTTTAAGGAACTACTAGCTGATAAGAACACAAATGAAACCGAAACAGACAGTCAAGAGTCCATAATCGAGAAGACACTGTATGTGGATACTGTTCATATAATCAAATCTCCACAAGAAAATACATCTCTTTCATGCATAAAACCACAATTTATTTACAATGAATCGTTGAAGtcggatatgtttgttgatgaatcAAAGCATGATCTGGAAACAAAAAAGTTTGAAGATCCTGAAGTTGGATTAGAAGTGATTGATGATATTAATGGTGATAAACAATTGAAAGCTTATGAAGGTAAACTTTTTGAGCTCCCTGTTCCCCCGCCATTGCCGAAATCACCATCAGACTCGTGGCTAGGTCGTACGTTGCCTTCTGTGTCTTCGAAAAACGCGCATATGCGGTGGAACAACAGATACCCGCCTTCCAGTATGATGGCAAATGACCCAAAAACTGATGAGAAAGTCCGGTTACGAAATCCGCAG GGACAATTGAATTCTATACCAGAAAGTTAG